One stretch of Alcaligenes faecalis DNA includes these proteins:
- a CDS encoding THUMP domain-containing class I SAM-dependent RNA methyltransferase, with the protein MPSKLFSPAGDSDAFPQYVSPIQRVDSPQAPKPGQRLPDSNIEQNERVQVKALQGERYRLFAPCPQGLEEALSLELQALGYENVQTGRAGCHFDADWIGVMRANLSSRLATRILLEVSHAPVTNEEDILALARVTPWERWFGPEQTLRVDTSAVRSPMQSLQYCNLRAKDGICDRLRDLEGARPSIDTVRPDAKVHLFLDETSATFYLDTSGESLFKRGWRHDKGDAPLRENLAAGLLALSGWDPSKPLIDPFCGSGTILIEAAWMALGAPPGIWRPFHFERLRCHDQRLWRDIKDEARSMIAPRLDTPLIGYDINPTVLDAARSNLERSHLTLETIRFEQGDALKIRPETEAGWIVTNPPYGERLEHQDEDFWPNWASNLKQNFANWSVNMISSDLELPRHMRLKPKRRYPLYNGALDCRLFCFDMVPASYRNNEAASDASEDSASAE; encoded by the coding sequence ATGCCCAGCAAGCTTTTTAGCCCGGCCGGTGACTCCGATGCCTTTCCTCAGTATGTCTCGCCTATCCAGCGTGTAGACAGCCCCCAGGCCCCCAAGCCCGGTCAGCGCCTGCCCGATAGCAATATCGAGCAAAACGAGCGCGTCCAGGTCAAGGCCCTGCAAGGCGAACGCTACCGCCTGTTTGCTCCCTGCCCACAAGGGCTGGAAGAGGCGCTGTCGCTGGAACTGCAAGCACTGGGTTACGAGAACGTCCAAACCGGTCGTGCTGGTTGCCATTTTGACGCAGACTGGATCGGTGTCATGCGCGCCAACCTGTCCTCGCGACTGGCTACACGCATTTTGCTGGAAGTCTCGCACGCTCCTGTCACCAACGAGGAAGACATTCTGGCCCTGGCCCGCGTGACTCCCTGGGAGCGCTGGTTCGGCCCCGAGCAGACACTGCGTGTCGACACCTCGGCCGTACGCAGCCCCATGCAAAGCCTGCAGTACTGCAATCTGCGCGCCAAAGACGGGATTTGTGACCGCCTGCGTGATCTGGAAGGCGCACGTCCTTCCATCGATACCGTACGCCCGGATGCCAAGGTGCATTTGTTCCTGGACGAGACCAGTGCCACCTTCTATCTGGACACCAGTGGCGAGTCCCTGTTCAAGCGCGGCTGGCGTCATGACAAGGGCGATGCGCCTTTGCGTGAAAACCTGGCAGCGGGCCTGCTGGCCCTGTCTGGCTGGGACCCCAGCAAGCCTTTGATCGACCCTTTCTGCGGTAGTGGCACGATTCTGATCGAAGCCGCCTGGATGGCTTTGGGCGCACCTCCCGGAATCTGGCGCCCCTTCCACTTCGAGCGTCTGCGTTGCCACGATCAGCGTTTGTGGCGTGACATCAAGGACGAAGCGCGCTCCATGATCGCTCCTCGCCTGGATACGCCGCTGATTGGCTACGACATCAACCCCACCGTTCTGGATGCTGCCCGTTCCAACCTGGAGCGCTCGCACCTGACGCTGGAGACGATTCGTTTCGAGCAAGGCGATGCCCTGAAGATTCGCCCGGAAACAGAAGCCGGCTGGATTGTCACCAATCCTCCTTACGGCGAACGTCTGGAACATCAGGACGAGGACTTCTGGCCAAACTGGGCCAGCAACCTCAAGCAAAACTTCGCCAACTGGAGCGTGAACATGATCAGCAGCGACCTGGAGCTGCCGCGTCATATGCGCCTCAAGCCCAAGCGTCGTTACCCGCTGTACAACGGCGCTCTGGACTGCCGCCTGTTCTGCTTTGACATGGTTCCGGCCAGTTATCGCAATAACGAGGCCGCCTCGGACGCCAGCGAAGACTCGGCCAGCGCCGAATAA